GGTCGTGTCCGCCGACCTGCCCTTCGCCGCCAAGCGCTTCTGCGAGACCGAAGGCCTGCAGAACGTGAAGACGCTGTCGACCTTCCGTAATCCGCAGTTCGGCGAAGCCTACGGCGTCGGCATCACTTCCGGCCCGCTCGCCGGCGTCACCGCGCGCGCGGTGGTGGTGATCGATGCCGACGACAAGGTCGCCTACTCGCAGCTCGTCCCCGAGATCAAGGAAGAGCCCGACTACGCCGCCGCGCTCGCCGCGCTGAAGTAAGCGGGCCGGTCAGCGCTGCCGCAGGCCCGCCACCGTGCGGGCCTTTTTTTGCGGCCCGCTCATTCGCTCAGCGCGGTGGTGAAGCGGCGCAGCAGCGGCCGCAGCAGATACACCATCAGCGAGCGCTCCCCGGTCTTCACCATCACCGTGGTCTGCATGCCCGGCTGCAGGCGCAGGTCGCCCAGGCGTGCCTTCTGCTCCGGCGGCACCCGCACCCGCATCGTGTAGTGGCCCTCGCCGCTGCGCTGATCCACGATCACGTCCGCCGACACCACCTCCACCTGCCCCTGCACCACCGGGCGCTCGACGCGGCTGGCGTAGGCGTCGAAATGCACGTCCGCCGCCAGGCCGGCATGCAGGCGGTCGATGTGCTGGGGCTGCACGCGCGCCTCGACGACGAGCTCGTCGGCCTGCGGCACCACGTCCAGGATGCGCTCGCCGGGCTTGATCACGCCGCCGATGGTGTGGATGGCCAGATCGACCACCACCCCGCTGACCGGCGCCTTCAGCGCCAGGCGGTCGACGGTGTCGCGCTGCGCCGCCAGGCGCTCGCCGAGCACCGCCACCTCGCGCTGCACCTCGGCGAGCTGGGTCTCGACGTTGCGGCGGAACTCGATCTCGAGCTGGGCGTCGCGCATGCGGAACTCCGACAGGCGCGCATTGGTGGCGGCAATGTTGGACAGGTCCTCGCTCTGCCGGCTCTGCACCTCGGCGAGCTGGCGCTCGATGTCGACCAGATGGTTGCGCGACACGAAGCCCTGGTCGTTGAGCTTGCGGTAGGAGGCGAGCTGCTCCTCGAACAGCGCCACCTGCTTCTCGCGTCCGCGGCGCAGGCTGCCGAGGCTGGCGAGCTGGCTCTCCAGGCCGCGCACCGATTCGCGCACGATGCGCTGCTCGCCTTCCAGCGCGCTGCGGCGCGAGGCGAACAGGTCTTCCTGCATGCGCAGCAGCTGCTCCACCGCGGGGTCGTCCGTCCCCGCCGCGGCGAGTTCGGGCGGGACGCGGATCGCCGCGGCGCCGTCGCGTTCGGCATCCAGGCGGGCGCGCATGGCGAGCGCGGTGTGCCACTGGCTGAGCGTGGCATTGAGCGCCGAGCGCGCCTGGGTCTCGTTGAGGATCAGCAGGTCCTCGCCGGCCTGCACCACCTGGCCTTCGCGCACCAGGATGCGCTCGACCACGCCGCCGCTCGGGTGGTCGATGCGCTTGCGGTTGGATTCCACCATCACCACCCCGGCGGCCGGGATGCCCTCGTCCAGCGGCGCCAGCGTCGCCCACAGCAGGAAGCCGCCGAAGCCCAGGGCGAGGATCCACAGTCCGCGGCGGATCACGCTGCGGTAGTCGGTGTCGGGAAACTGCACGGTCTCGCCGGCATGCAGCTCGAGCACGCCGGCCAGCGGGTGTGCCTTCGTCGCCGGCTGGCGATCGGCGGCATGCATGGATTGCGGGAAGTTGGTGCTCATGCCGCGGCCTCCTCCTCGATCCGCGCCTGGGGTCCGGCGCCGGCGGCGCGTGCCAGCGCCGGCATGGACTTGAAGATCGCGTCGCGCGGGCCGTAGGCCTTGATCGCGCCGTCGGCGAGGATCATCACCGCGTCGGCGATGGCGAGCAGGTTGAGGCGGTGGGTCATCACGAACACCGTGCTGCGCGCGCGGCGGAGGTCCTGCAGCGCGGCCAGCAGCGCGGCGTCGCCGGCCTCGTCGAGGTTGGCGTTGGGCTCGTCGAGCACCACCAGCGCCGGGGAGCCGTACAGCGCGCGCGCCAGGCCGATGCGCTGGCGCTGGCCGCCCGACAGCGCCAGCCCGCGCTCGCCGATCGG
This genomic stretch from Thauera sp. GDN1 harbors:
- the tpx gene encoding thiol peroxidase, whose product is MSKVTLGGNPIDVAGRFPQAGDAAPAFRLTGADLADVGLDAFAGKRKVLNIVPSLDTPVCATSTRKFNEEAGKLADTVVLVVSADLPFAAKRFCETEGLQNVKTLSTFRNPQFGEAYGVGITSGPLAGVTARAVVVIDADDKVAYSQLVPEIKEEPDYAAALAALK
- a CDS encoding HlyD family type I secretion periplasmic adaptor subunit, with the protein product MSTNFPQSMHAADRQPATKAHPLAGVLELHAGETVQFPDTDYRSVIRRGLWILALGFGGFLLWATLAPLDEGIPAAGVVMVESNRKRIDHPSGGVVERILVREGQVVQAGEDLLILNETQARSALNATLSQWHTALAMRARLDAERDGAAAIRVPPELAAAGTDDPAVEQLLRMQEDLFASRRSALEGEQRIVRESVRGLESQLASLGSLRRGREKQVALFEEQLASYRKLNDQGFVSRNHLVDIERQLAEVQSRQSEDLSNIAATNARLSEFRMRDAQLEIEFRRNVETQLAEVQREVAVLGERLAAQRDTVDRLALKAPVSGVVVDLAIHTIGGVIKPGERILDVVPQADELVVEARVQPQHIDRLHAGLAADVHFDAYASRVERPVVQGQVEVVSADVIVDQRSGEGHYTMRVRVPPEQKARLGDLRLQPGMQTTVMVKTGERSLMVYLLRPLLRRFTTALSE